In Mycoplasmopsis cynos, the following are encoded in one genomic region:
- a CDS encoding DUF4116 domain-containing protein yields MMNKIKKVLVLSSLSAILPFTIVSCTNGTNDGNEQKNNPNKNKIKPENKEIQNAQDKNKNINGQKSSDTPSADTKLKKDEKLNDKTNNINNNKQEDDIDIIDSKKLDEKTIKLIENQYLDLIENKVISESFFINSSVEVIKKLNVKNYKKFVLEAVKQDREVLKYASEEMKKEFGKNRDIMLEAVKRDGSALYYASEELKKDKEVVLEAVKQDYRALSYASKELENDKDIVLEAFKWYGGGLQFASEELMKKEFGKNKNIMLEVVKRDGWALQFASDELKRDREVVLEAVKQDGSALEYASEEMKKEFGKNRDIMLEAVKRDGSALYYASEELKKDKEVVLEAVKRDYRALEYASDELKKDKAVGLEAVKQNGLALQFASEMLKKDKEIVLEAVKRNGYALEYASDELKKDKEVVLEAVKQNGLALQFASDELKKDKEVVLEAVKQDREVLKYASKELRGDRKFMLEAAKQNGYTLLFASEELKKDKALVLEAVKQAGGALQYASKELWSDKDVVLETVKQDGWALGYASDELKKDKALVLEAVKRAGGALQSASDELKKDKEVVLEAAKRDGDALLFASEELKKDKEVVLEAVKRNGYALEYASDELKKDKEVVLEAVKERYSSLQFASQELWKDKDVVLETVKQDGRALEYTSKELKNDKDVVLEAVKQNGLALQFASEMLKKDKEIVLEAVKRNGYALEYASDELKKDKEVVLEAVKRAGGALQSASDELKKDKEVVLEAVKQDREVLKYASKELWSDKDVALEAVKQNGYALQFASEELKKEFGKNKNIMLEAVKRDGSALEYASDELKKDKEVVLEAVKQDGWALGYASDELKKDKEVVLEAVKQDYRALSYASKELENDKDIVLEAFKWYGGGLQFASEELMKKEFGKNKNIMLEVVKRDGWALQFASDELKRDREVVLEAVKRDGSALEYASDELRGDRKFMLEAAKRDGDALLFASEELKKDKAFISEIIKINPYIILYSYEVFDFSYISNISEYKEKNQNTINLSNLLKKAVPHTLSGTYKYKDLKNLIDKSNEDKQNLISILVKEPDLLKYIPYEFSNDKEFISLIAKQNKDIIKFTSRRLQYDEEFINSIKNN; encoded by the coding sequence ATGATGAATAAAATTAAAAAAGTTTTAGTACTTAGTTCACTAAGTGCTATATTGCCTTTTACAATTGTTTCTTGTACAAATGGAACAAATGATGGTAATGAACAAAAAAATAATCCTAATAAAAATAAAATAAAACCAGAAAATAAAGAAATTCAAAATGCTCAAGATAAAAATAAAAACATTAATGGGCAAAAATCTAGTGATACACCAAGTGCCGACACAAAATTAAAAAAAGATGAAAAATTAAATGATAAAACTAATAATATAAATAACAACAAACAAGAAGATGATATTGATATTATTGATTCAAAGAAATTAGATGAAAAAACAATAAAATTAATTGAAAATCAATATTTAGATCTTATTGAAAATAAAGTAATAAGTGAAAGTTTTTTTATTAATTCTTCAGTTGAAGTTATAAAAAAGTTAAATGTTAAAAATTATAAAAAATTTGTGCTTGAGGCGGTGAAGCAGGATCGTGAAGTGTTGAAGTATGCTTCAGAGGAGATGAAAAAAGAGTTCGGTAAAAATAGAGATATAATGCTTGAGGCGGTGAAACGGGATGGTAGTGCGTTGTATTATGCTTCAGAAGAGTTGAAAAAGGATAAAGAAGTAGTGCTTGAGGCGGTGAAGCAGGATTATCGTGCGTTGAGTTATGCCTCGAAAGAGTTGGAAAATGATAAAGATATTGTGCTTGAGGCGTTTAAGTGGTATGGCGGTGGGTTGCAGTTTGCTTCAGAAGAGTTGATGAAAAAAGAGTTCGGGAAAAATAAAAATATAATGCTTGAGGTAGTGAAGCGGGATGGTTGAGCGTTACAGTTTGCTTCAGATGAGCTTAAAAGAGATAGAGAAGTAGTGCTTGAGGCGGTGAAGCAGGATGGTAGTGCGTTGGAGTATGCTTCAGAGGAGATGAAAAAAGAGTTCGGTAAAAATAGAGATATAATGCTTGAGGCGGTGAAACGGGATGGTAGTGCGTTGTATTATGCTTCAGAAGAGTTGAAAAAGGATAAAGAAGTAGTGCTTGAGGCGGTGAAACGGGATTATCGTGCGTTGGAGTATGCTTCAGATGAGCTGAAAAAGGATAAAGCAGTAGGGCTTGAGGCTGTGAAGCAGAATGGTCTTGCGTTGCAGTTTGCTTCAGAGATGTTGAAAAAGGATAAAGAAATAGTGCTTGAGGCAGTAAAGCGAAATGGTTATGCGTTGGAGTATGCTTCAGATGAGCTGAAAAAGGATAAAGAAGTAGTGCTTGAGGCTGTGAAGCAGAATGGTCTTGCGTTGCAGTTTGCTTCAGATGAGCTGAAAAAGGATAAAGAAGTAGTGCTTGAGGCGGTGAAGCAGGATCGTGAAGTGTTGAAGTATGCTTCAAAAGAGTTGAGGGGTGATAGAAAATTTATGTTGGAGGCGGCGAAGCAGAATGGTTATACGTTGCTGTTTGCTTCAGAGGAATTAAAAAAGGATAAAGCGCTTGTGCTTGAGGCGGTGAAGCAGGCTGGTGGTGCGTTACAGTATGCTTCAAAAGAGTTGTGAAGTGATAAAGATGTTGTGCTTGAGACGGTGAAGCAGGATGGTTGAGCGTTGGGGTATGCTTCAGATGAGTTGAAAAAGGATAAAGCACTTGTGCTTGAGGCGGTGAAGCGGGCTGGTGGTGCGTTGCAGTCTGCTTCAGATGAGCTGAAAAAGGATAAAGAAGTAGTGCTTGAGGCGGCAAAGCGAGATGGTGATGCGTTGCTATTTGCTTCAGAGGAGTTGAAAAAGGATAAAGAAGTAGTGCTTGAGGCGGTAAAGCGAAATGGTTATGCGTTGGAGTATGCTTCAGATGAGCTGAAAAAGGATAAAGAAGTAGTGCTTGAGGCGGTGAAGGAGCGTTATAGTTCGTTGCAATTTGCTTCGCAAGAGTTGTGAAAAGATAAAGATGTTGTGCTTGAGACGGTGAAGCAGGATGGTCGTGCATTGGAGTATACTTCGAAAGAGTTGAAAAATGATAAAGATGTTGTGCTTGAGGCAGTGAAGCAGAATGGTCTTGCGTTGCAGTTTGCTTCAGAGATGTTGAAAAAGGATAAAGAAATAGTGCTTGAGGCGGTAAAGCGAAATGGTTATGCGTTGGAGTATGCTTCAGATGAGCTGAAAAAGGATAAAGAAGTAGTGCTTGAGGCGGTGAAGCGGGCTGGTGGTGCGTTGCAGTCTGCTTCAGATGAGCTGAAAAAGGATAAAGAAGTAGTGCTTGAGGCGGTGAAGCAGGATCGTGAAGTGTTGAAGTATGCTTCAAAAGAGTTGTGAAGTGATAAAGATGTTGCACTTGAGGCGGTGAAGCAGAATGGTTATGCGTTGCAGTTTGCTTCAGAGGAGTTAAAAAAAGAGTTCGGGAAAAATAAAAATATAATGCTTGAGGCAGTGAAGCGGGATGGTAGTGCGTTGGAGTATGCTTCAGATGAGCTGAAAAAGGATAAAGAAGTAGTGCTTGAGGCGGTGAAGCAGGATGGTTGAGCGTTGGGGTATGCTTCAGATGAGTTGAAAAAGGATAAAGAAGTAGTGCTTGAGGCGGTGAAGCAGGATTATCGTGCGTTGAGTTATGCCTCGAAAGAGTTGGAAAATGATAAAGATATTGTGCTTGAGGCGTTTAAGTGGTATGGCGGTGGGTTGCAGTTTGCTTCAGAAGAGTTGATGAAAAAAGAGTTCGGGAAAAATAAAAATATAATGCTTGAGGTAGTGAAGCGGGATGGTTGAGCGTTACAGTTTGCTTCAGATGAGCTTAAAAGAGATAGAGAAGTAGTGCTTGAGGCGGTGAAGCGGGATGGTAGTGCGTTGGAGTATGCTTCAGATGAGCTGAGGGGTGATAGAAAATTTATGCTAGAGGCGGCAAAGCGAGATGGTGATGCGTTGCTGTTTGCTTCAGAGGAGTTGAAAAAGGATAAAGCATTTATATCTGAAATTATAAAAATTAATCCATATATTATTCTTTACTCATATGAAGTCTTTGACTTTAGCTATATTTCGAATATAAGTGAATACAAAGAAAAAAATCAAAATACAATCAATTTATCAAATCTGCTTAAAAAAGCAGTACCACATACTCTAAGTGGAACTTACAAATACAAAGACCTTAAAAACCTAATAGATAAATCTAATGAAGATAAACAAAACCTAATAAGTATTTTAGTAAAAGAACCTGATTTACTAAAATATATTCCGTATGAATTTTCAAATGATAAAGAATTTATTAGTTTAATTGCTAAACAAAATAAAGATATTATAAAATTTACTTCTAGAAGACTTCAATATGATGAAGAATTTATTAATAGTATCAAAAATAACTAA